A region of Borrelia hispanica CRI DNA encodes the following proteins:
- a CDS encoding virulence associated lipoprotein — translation MKRKDFILFIIFIFILISVLLVSCGPKKKYAPVASVMTRRKVDVPLKKSPFGIVPKDLTDSGVSVKSPDANPVGFPGSDPVKSPGSDPVKSPDANPVKSPDANPVKSPDANPVAVPTNDEETPEQRMQKEKQKKIGEIKSGILSVAKYLSRYDSFFNDSEAWTRREIIPAFSGFKARDPLYNSLHDLSIPRGLFFKLTYENPTGSKKYLDTYEGSRLMNKFYLALEYNDSLLIPFMYVYGKLSYAQGNNSEILKLKNSIVERLIKYAEAYYIDVYKTLKTQANRFDELSLKNVRFLKGKLDEIELAKQKLRTDIIQQFVDDVKKYEPYSIDSKHDVWPHLRDTFSDKDFKTKCDAVIALAADIKNILDNI, via the coding sequence TTGAAGAGAAAGGATTTTATTCTATTTATAATATTTATATTTATTTTAATAAGTGTATTATTGGTATCGTGTGGGCCAAAGAAAAAATATGCCCCTGTTGCTAGTGTTATGACACGAAGAAAAGTGGATGTGCCTTTAAAAAAATCACCATTTGGTATTGTACCTAAAGATTTAACTGATTCTGGAGTTTCTGTTAAGTCTCCTGATGCTAATCCTGTTGGTTTTCCTGGTTCTGATCCTGTCAAGTCTCCTGGTTCTGATCCTGTTAAGTCTCCTGATGCTAATCCTGTTAAGTCTCCTGATGCTAATCCTGTTAAGTCTCCTGATGCTAATCCTGTTGCCGTTCCTACTAATGATGAGGAAACTCCAGAACAAAGGATGCAGAAAGAAAAACAAAAAAAGATTGGAGAGATTAAAAGTGGAATTCTTAGCGTAGCAAAATATCTGTCAAGATATGATAGTTTTTTTAATGATAGTGAGGCTTGGACTAGGAGGGAGATTATCCCAGCCTTTTCTGGTTTTAAAGCAAGAGATCCGTTGTATAATAGTTTACATGATTTAAGCATACCCCGTGGTTTATTTTTTAAACTTACATACGAAAATCCAACGGGTTCAAAAAAATATCTTGACACATATGAAGGTTCTAGATTAATGAACAAATTTTACCTAGCTCTTGAATATAATGATAGTCTTTTGATACCTTTTATGTATGTTTATGGTAAATTGTCTTATGCTCAAGGAAACAATAGTGAAATACTTAAACTAAAAAACAGTATAGTTGAAAGATTAATAAAGTATGCTGAAGCTTATTATATAGATGTATATAAAACTTTAAAAACTCAAGCAAATAGATTTGATGAGCTATCTTTGAAAAATGTACGATTCTTAAAAGGCAAATTGGATGAAATTGAATTGGCAAAACAAAAATTAAGAACTGATATAATACAACAATTTGTAGATGATGTTAAGAAGTATGAGCCATATAGTATAGATTCAAAACACGATGTATGGCCACATCTTAGAGATACGTTTAGTGATAAGGACTTTAAGACTAAATGTGATGCTGTTATAGCTTTAGCTGCTGATATTAAAAATATCTTGGATAATATCTAA
- a CDS encoding virulence associated lipoprotein, translating to MKCKNFILFIMFIFILVGVLLVSCGPKKKYAPVASVMRQRKVGMPFKKPPFGFEPKGLTDSAAIYAPAAAPAVPVAPGPTAPAAVEDPYAPQDPADVEATAAVNAFFSYFKGPNDNETPEESMQKEKEIGEIKGKISVEVKEILKKHFLARTDVGENVIIPEFDGHFVIKPITVFVGKEIQVVDRKYNLGVLSTLFWDFSINWGVESKYLAIGNFELQKEFYLALEYNDDLLKPFAYVYGKLSHDIANGSSYDEHTKDEIIEKKIYIVENLRDYAKAYYIDLYQSLLDTEDKLNDKLSLEGVRFLKSNLDEIELAKQELRTDIIQRFVNDVKKYEPYSIDSKHDVWPHLRDTFNDDFQTKCDAVINPALEMKDLLDSIQ from the coding sequence GTGAAATGCAAAAATTTTATTTTATTTATAATGTTTATATTTATTTTAGTAGGTGTATTACTGGTATCGTGTGGGCCCAAAAAAAAGTATGCCCCTGTTGCTAGTGTTATGAGACAAAGAAAAGTGGGTATGCCTTTTAAAAAACCACCATTTGGTTTTGAACCTAAAGGTTTAACTGATTCTGCTGCTATTTATGCTCCTGCTGCTGCTCCTGCTGTTCCTGTTGCTCCTGGTCCTACTGCTCCTGCTGCTGTTGAGGATCCTTATGCTCCTCAGGATCCTGCTGATGTTGAGGCTACTGCTGCTGTTAATGCGTTTTTTTCTTATTTTAAGGGTCCTAATGATAATGAAACTCCAGAAGAAAGTATGCAAAAAGAAAAAGAAATTGGAGAGATTAAAGGTAAAATTTCTGTAGAAGTAAAAGAAATATTAAAAAAACATTTTCTTGCTAGAACTGATGTGGGAGAGAATGTGATTATTCCAGAGTTTGATGGTCATTTTGTAATAAAACCGATTACTGTTTTTGTTGGTAAAGAAATACAGGTTGTCGATCGTAAGTATAACTTAGGCGTTCTCTCTACTTTATTTTGGGATTTCTCGATAAATTGGGGTGTTGAAAGTAAATATTTAGCAATAGGCAACTTCGAATTACAAAAAGAATTTTATCTAGCTCTTGAATATAATGATGATCTTTTGAAACCTTTTGCATATGTTTATGGCAAATTATCTCATGATATTGCTAATGGATCATCTTATGATGAGCATACCAAGGATGAAATAATTGAAAAAAAAATCTATATAGTTGAAAACTTAAGAGATTATGCTAAAGCTTATTACATAGATTTATATCAATCTTTATTAGATACAGAAGATAAACTTAATGATAAATTATCGCTAGAAGGTGTAAGGTTCTTAAAAAGCAACTTGGATGAAATTGAATTGGCAAAACAAGAGTTAAGAACTGATATAATACAACGATTTGTAAATGATGTTAAGAAGTATGAGCCATATAGTATAGATTCGAAACACGATGTATGGCCACATCTTAGAGATACGTTTAATGACGACTTTCAGACTAAATGTGATGCTGTTATAAATCCTGCTTTAGAGATGAAGGATCTTTTGGATAGTATCCAGTAA
- a CDS encoding virulence associated lipoprotein: MKRKNFILFIMFIFVLIGVLLVSCGPQKRYVPVAASAMTQGTLDMSFEKPLFDAAPKGLTDSEIFDDFLAALGAAHVKSDDDSLAASADPADGETFLSYLNDHDNETPEQRMKKEKAIEKIKGKIPVEVKEILKKHSLAGTEINNKLIIPEFNGHFLIKPINVLVGEEKQIKSFKYNLGVLSTLFLDLFTDDGVKGEYLKEDNFELQKEFYLALEYNDDLLKPFAYVYGRLSYDVANRSSYDQHTKNEIVSQKNDIVDKLRNYAKAYYIDVYQSLLAKKDKLDKLLLKDVRFLKRELNELELAKQELRTDIIQRFVKGVKKYEPYSLDSKHDVWPHLRDTFNEDFDIKFYYVIDLAERIKNILDKIQ; the protein is encoded by the coding sequence TTGAAAAGAAAAAATTTTATTCTATTTATAATGTTTATATTTGTTTTAATAGGTGTATTACTGGTATCGTGTGGGCCCCAAAAAAGATATGTTCCTGTTGCTGCTAGTGCTATGACACAAGGAACATTGGATATGTCTTTTGAAAAACCACTATTTGATGCTGCACCTAAAGGTTTAACTGATTCTGAAATTTTTGATGACTTTCTTGCTGCTCTTGGTGCTGCTCATGTTAAGTCTGATGATGATAGTCTTGCTGCTTCTGCTGATCCTGCTGATGGTGAGACGTTTCTTTCTTATTTGAATGATCATGATAATGAAACTCCAGAACAAAGGATGAAAAAAGAAAAAGCAATTGAAAAGATTAAAGGTAAAATTCCTGTAGAAGTAAAAGAAATATTAAAAAAACATTCTCTTGCTGGAACTGAGATAAATAATAAATTGATTATTCCAGAGTTTAATGGTCATTTTTTAATAAAACCGATTAATGTTCTTGTTGGTGAAGAAAAGCAGATTAAAAGTTTTAAGTATAACTTAGGCGTTCTCTCTACTTTATTTTTGGATCTCTTTACAGATGATGGTGTTAAAGGTGAATATTTAAAAGAAGACAACTTCGAATTACAGAAAGAATTTTATCTAGCTCTTGAATATAATGATGATCTTTTGAAACCTTTTGCATATGTTTATGGTAGATTATCTTATGATGTTGCTAATAGATCATCTTATGATCAGCATACCAAGAATGAAATAGTTTCACAAAAAAACGATATAGTTGATAAATTAAGAAATTATGCTAAAGCTTATTACATAGATGTATATCAATCTTTATTAGCTAAAAAAGATAAACTTGATAAATTATTGCTAAAAGATGTAAGGTTCTTAAAACGTGAATTGAATGAACTTGAATTGGCAAAACAAGAATTAAGAACTGATATAATACAACGATTTGTAAAAGGTGTTAAGAAGTATGAGCCATATAGTCTAGATTCAAAACACGATGTATGGCCACATCTTAGAGATACGTTTAATGAAGACTTTGATATTAAATTTTATTATGTTATAGATTTAGCTGAGAGAATTAAAAATATCTTGGATAAGATCCAGTAA
- a CDS encoding virulence associated lipoprotein, translated as MKRKDFILFIIFIFILISLLLISCGPKKEELLTDGSQDGVTLQDVEETLEQKIQKEKEIEEIKSKIPKGVGVAQILKLHNDHTCDLVDWERRKIVPGLLGIIIKVSLNFYFNTYDLGEFYNLFYKLEYEKDLESRRKFYLAFEYNDDLLKPFAYVYGRLSYDITNRSSYDEQTKAEILKLKNNIVGRLRNYAKAYYIDVHKALEVKKDKLDVLSLKDILFLKRKLNEIELAQEKLRTDIIQQFVDDFKQYEPYGIDSKHDVWLYLKDKFNDDFNAKCDAVIALSADIKKIFEKIPVKH; from the coding sequence GTGAAAAGAAAAGATTTTATTCTATTTATAATATTTATATTTATTTTAATAAGTTTATTACTGATATCGTGTGGTCCAAAAAAGGAAGAATTACTTACTGATGGATCTCAGGACGGAGTTACGCTACAAGATGTTGAGGAAACTTTGGAACAAAAGATACAAAAGGAAAAAGAAATTGAAGAGATTAAAAGTAAAATTCCTAAGGGGGTGGGGGTAGCACAAATATTAAAATTACATAATGATCATACATGTGATCTTGTCGATTGGGAGCGTAGGAAGATTGTGCCAGGCTTACTTGGTATTATTATAAAAGTGTCATTAAATTTTTATTTTAATACATATGATTTAGGCGAATTCTATAATTTATTTTACAAGCTTGAATATGAGAAAGATTTAGAATCAAGGCGTAAATTTTACCTAGCTTTTGAATATAATGATGATCTTTTGAAACCTTTTGCATATGTTTATGGTAGATTATCTTATGATATTACTAATAGATCATCTTATGATGAACAAACTAAGGCTGAAATACTTAAACTAAAAAACAATATAGTTGGCAGATTAAGAAATTATGCTAAAGCTTATTATATCGATGTACATAAAGCTTTAGAAGTTAAAAAAGATAAACTTGATGTACTATCATTGAAAGATATACTATTCTTAAAAAGAAAATTAAATGAAATTGAATTGGCACAAGAAAAATTAAGAACTGATATAATACAACAATTTGTAGATGATTTTAAACAATATGAGCCATATGGTATAGATTCTAAACACGATGTATGGCTATATCTTAAAGATAAGTTTAATGACGACTTTAATGCTAAATGTGATGCTGTTATAGCTTTATCTGCTGACATTAAAAAGATATTTGAGAAGATTCCAGTAAAGCATTAA
- a CDS encoding virulence associated lipoprotein codes for MKRKNFILFITFIFVLISLLLISCGPTKYAPVASFIKGKKGGGTSQQLPFGVVLEALTGPLKPIVPLVDSLVDKETLEQRMYEKREIEEIKSKIPIGLERILKTHDHVGTEINDKLIILQFHGDFLVKTFSYFVGEEKWLVRAEYPVGALSTLFWGLTYDDSLEYLEGDNFELLKEFYLALEYNDDLFSPFVYVYGKLSYFQRNTDEVLKLKNNIVKRLRNYAKAYYIDVYQSLLVKKDKLDKLLLKDVLFLKSKLNEIELAKQELRTNIIQQFVDDCRQCVLYSLDSKHDVWPYLRDTFNEDFDTKCDAVIDLAADIKNILDNI; via the coding sequence TTGAAACGAAAAAATTTTATTCTATTTATAACGTTTATATTTGTTTTAATAAGTTTATTACTGATATCGTGTGGACCAACGAAGTATGCCCCTGTTGCTAGTTTTATAAAGGGGAAAAAAGGAGGTGGGACTTCTCAACAATTGCCATTTGGTGTTGTTCTTGAAGCTTTAACTGGTCCTTTGAAACCTATTGTTCCTCTAGTTGACTCTCTAGTTGATAAGGAAACTTTAGAACAAAGAATGTACGAGAAAAGAGAGATTGAAGAGATTAAAAGTAAAATTCCTATCGGATTAGAAAGAATATTAAAAACGCATGATCATGTTGGAACTGAGATAAATGATAAATTGATTATTCTACAGTTTCATGGTGATTTTTTAGTAAAAACGTTTAGTTATTTTGTTGGTGAAGAAAAGTGGCTTGTTCGGGCTGAGTATCCCGTAGGGGCTCTCTCTACTTTATTTTGGGGCCTTACATATGATGATTCTTTGGAATATTTAGAAGGAGATAACTTTGAATTACTGAAAGAATTTTATCTAGCTCTTGAATATAATGATGATCTTTTTAGTCCTTTTGTATATGTTTATGGTAAATTATCTTATTTTCAACGAAACACGGATGAAGTACTGAAACTAAAAAACAATATAGTTAAAAGATTGAGAAATTATGCTAAAGCTTATTACATAGATGTATATCAATCTTTGTTAGTTAAAAAAGATAAACTTGATAAACTATTGCTAAAAGATGTACTATTCTTAAAAAGCAAGTTGAATGAAATTGAATTGGCAAAACAAGAATTAAGAACTAATATAATACAACAATTTGTAGATGATTGTAGGCAGTGTGTGCTATATAGTCTAGATTCGAAACACGATGTATGGCCATATCTTAGAGATACGTTTAATGAAGACTTCGATACTAAATGTGATGCTGTTATAGATTTAGCTGCTGATATTAAAAATATCTTGGATAATATCTAA
- a CDS encoding virulence associated lipoprotein translates to MNHKLPIIFILISVVTLTCKANLERVAKLEQALREIELQTIEQTRKSTVEVSEISGQKKIIAVTTNIILDKIDSLTINTMRKVEELAKKEQDLKTQKEDVREEKKRIEEQAKQNLRQRQQQVEFEEAKIELKQKIQDIQKSLILYKNNYYNEPIDQFGMHDIDNHRYAFDFAETLYAKYSDQKSQENRHKIYLLFEYNDTYIRSLGEFLNKMAQNIVLKSEFPSKMSLQFMSQNEEVKALLQEILSRIDQYFELYFHTAFDISENEQEEIDFLTLDDIKRLNNIFDERKKINDYCKIFVKEIYKDFQDDKDEIRTGEITKLMEYIKKIMYDQKFLDIFKNLEMFVAQFENYELK, encoded by the coding sequence TTGAATCATAAATTACCTATCATTTTCATATTAATTTCTGTTGTTACTTTGACTTGTAAGGCAAATCTTGAGAGAGTTGCAAAATTAGAACAAGCATTAAGAGAGATAGAATTACAAACAATAGAACAAACTAGAAAAAGTACAGTAGAAGTGAGTGAGATATCAGGACAAAAAAAAATCATAGCAGTAACGACAAACATAATACTAGATAAAATAGATTCATTAACAATAAATACAATGAGAAAAGTAGAGGAACTAGCTAAAAAAGAACAAGATTTAAAAACTCAAAAAGAAGATGTAAGAGAAGAGAAAAAAAGAATAGAAGAACAAGCAAAACAAAATTTGCGACAAAGACAACAACAAGTTGAGTTTGAGGAAGCAAAAATTGAACTAAAACAGAAAATTCAAGATATTCAAAAATCATTAATCTTATACAAAAATAATTATTACAATGAACCTATTGATCAATTTGGAATGCATGATATCGATAATCATCGTTATGCATTTGATTTTGCTGAAACACTATATGCAAAATACTCTGATCAGAAAAGTCAAGAAAATAGGCATAAAATTTATCTGCTATTTGAGTATAATGACACTTATATTAGATCTCTTGGTGAATTTCTTAACAAAATGGCTCAAAATATTGTATTAAAGTCTGAGTTTCCATCTAAAATGAGTTTACAATTTATGTCACAGAATGAAGAAGTGAAAGCTTTATTACAAGAGATATTATCTAGGATTGATCAATATTTTGAATTATACTTTCACACTGCATTTGATATATCAGAAAATGAACAAGAAGAAATTGATTTCTTAACACTTGATGATATCAAAAGGCTAAACAATATATTTGATGAACGTAAAAAAATAAACGATTATTGCAAAATATTTGTAAAGGAGATTTATAAGGATTTTCAAGATGATAAAGACGAAATCAGAACTGGTGAAATTACGAAATTAATGGAA
- a CDS encoding virulence associated lipoprotein, with amino-acid sequence MKRKNFILFIAFIFVLISVLLVSCGPKKKYAPVASVMTQRKVDVPFKKPSFGVAPKGLTDSGVSVDSPGAPGAVAAFLAYFNDHYNETPEQRMQKEKEIEEIKGKIPVGLKEILKKHSLAGTDVSKKLIIPEFDGHFLSKKFGHFFGQKELDQGWYNLGVLSTLFFNLLTYNGALEYLKEDNFKLQKEFYLALEYNDDLFKPFAYVYGRLSYEVDLGSFYDAKTMGEIFLRKNDIVDRLRDYAKAYYIDVYQSLLAKKDKLNDQLSLKGVRFLKSKLDEIESAKQELRTNVIQRFINGVKKYEPYSLDSKHDVWPHLRDTFNEDFKTKCDAVIRISEKIKEVLSNIQ; translated from the coding sequence TTGAAACGAAAAAATTTTATTCTATTTATAGCGTTTATATTTGTTTTAATAAGTGTATTACTGGTATCGTGTGGGCCCAAAAAAAAGTATGCCCCTGTTGCTAGTGTTATGACACAAAGAAAAGTGGATGTGCCTTTTAAAAAACCGTCATTTGGTGTTGCACCTAAAGGTTTAACTGATTCTGGAGTTTCTGTTGACTCTCCTGGTGCTCCTGGTGCTGTTGCTGCGTTTCTTGCTTATTTTAATGATCATTATAATGAAACTCCAGAACAAAGGATGCAAAAAGAAAAAGAAATTGAAGAGATTAAAGGTAAAATTCCTGTAGGATTAAAAGAAATATTAAAAAAACATTCTCTTGCTGGAACTGATGTGAGTAAGAAATTGATTATTCCAGAGTTTGATGGTCATTTTTTATCAAAAAAGTTTGGTCATTTTTTTGGTCAAAAAGAGCTTGATCAGGGTTGGTATAATTTAGGCGTTCTCTCTACTTTATTTTTTAATCTCTTGACGTATAATGGTGCTTTGGAATATTTAAAAGAAGACAACTTCAAATTACAGAAAGAATTTTATCTAGCCCTTGAATATAATGATGATCTTTTTAAACCTTTTGCATATGTTTATGGTAGATTATCTTATGAAGTTGATCTTGGATCATTTTATGATGCGAAAACCATGGGTGAAATATTTTTACGAAAAAACGATATAGTTGACAGATTAAGAGATTATGCTAAAGCTTATTACATAGATGTATATCAATCTTTATTAGCTAAAAAAGATAAACTTAATGATCAATTATCGCTAAAAGGTGTAAGGTTCTTAAAAAGCAAATTGGATGAAATTGAATCGGCAAAACAAGAATTAAGAACTAATGTAATACAACGATTTATAAATGGTGTTAAGAAGTATGAGCCATATAGTTTAGATTCGAAACACGATGTATGGCCACATCTTAGAGATACGTTTAATGAAGACTTTAAGACTAAATGTGATGCTGTTATAAGGATTTCTGAAAAAATTAAGGAGGTCTTGAGTAATATCCAGTAA
- a CDS encoding virulence associated lipoprotein has translation MRHKLSIISTLISVITLTCKINLKNIEELEQAIKTIEDAKQIVLKAQEVKANAELDIRIKTIEAEAELEAQKIAKEEEAAEENIKQALVNSGQIKLNDINQEIEQIRLTIKQQQDDTIQKQNLIIKQNIINQLRLKILDKQALLNIYRDINWPEPDDHFKMTDKITNDRPFNYLSYNKEDVLDKNINLADDYNANKRRKIYLIFKYNRQDIQEYGDVLHLLININYKSIAQNIISAIIDHSKYYYEIAILTLYDKQDNLHLLNIEQLSTLQKIFGDLEKQNQDFEDYLNKIRFDYYKNALQNFRISVFAHTLQLLHINVMVKDFVQTFKTILDEI, from the coding sequence TTGAGGCATAAATTATCTATCATATCTACATTAATTTCTGTTATTACTTTGACTTGTAAGATAAATCTGAAAAATATTGAAGAGTTGGAACAGGCAATTAAAACAATAGAAGATGCTAAACAAATAGTATTAAAAGCACAAGAGGTAAAAGCAAATGCGGAATTAGATATTCGAATAAAAACGATAGAAGCAGAAGCAGAATTAGAGGCACAAAAAATTGCCAAAGAAGAAGAAGCAGCGGAAGAAAATATAAAGCAGGCACTTGTAAATTCAGGGCAAATAAAATTAAATGATATAAATCAAGAAATAGAACAGATACGACTCACAATAAAACAACAGCAAGACGATACAATACAAAAACAGAACCTTATTATAAAACAAAATATCATTAATCAGTTGAGGCTTAAAATTTTAGATAAACAGGCATTATTAAATATATACAGAGATATCAATTGGCCTGAACCTGATGATCACTTTAAAATGACAGATAAGATTACAAACGATCGACCATTTAATTATCTCAGTTATAACAAAGAAGATGTCTTAGATAAGAATATAAATCTTGCAGATGATTACAATGCTAATAAAAGAAGAAAAATTTACTTAATTTTTAAGTACAATAGGCAAGACATTCAAGAATATGGTGATGTTTTGCATTTATTAATAAATATTAATTATAAGAGTATTGCACAAAATATCATTAGTGCAATAATTGATCATTCTAAATATTACTATGAAATCGCAATATTGACACTGTATGATAAACAGGACAATCTTCATTTGTTAAATATCGAACAATTGAGTACATTGCAAAAAATATTTGGCGATCTTGAAAAACAAAATCAAGATTTTGAAGATTATTTGAATAAAATCCGTTTTGATTACTATAAAAATGCATTGCAAAATTTCAGAATAAGTGTATTTGCACATACTTTGCAATTGTTGCATATCAATGTTATGGTGAAAGATTTTGTTCAAACATTCAAAACAATTTTGGATGAAATATGA
- a CDS encoding virulence associated lipoprotein — MKRKNFILFIMFIFVLISVLLVSCGPKKKYAPVASVMTQGTLDVPFKKPSFGVAPKGLTDSGVSVAPGPTAPAVLVAPGPTAPAASDDVAATADVDPDNETPEESMQKEKEIGEIKGKIPVEVKEILKKHSLAGTDVSKKLIIPEFGGHFVKKFRYSFFVDDKEEHVYFERNLGVLSTLFWDLLIDDGVKGEYLKEDNFELQKEFYLALEYNDDLLKPFAYVYGRLSYDVANRSSYDQHTKNEIVSQKNDIVDKLRNYAKAYYIDVYQSLLAKKDKLDKLLLKDVRFLKSKLNEIELAKQKLRTDIIQQFVNGVKNYEPYSLDSKHDVWPHLRDTFNDDFKTKLYYVIDLAADIKNILDRI, encoded by the coding sequence TTGAAACGCAAAAATTTTATTCTATTTATAATGTTTATATTTGTTTTAATAAGTGTATTACTGGTATCATGTGGGCCCAAAAAAAAGTATGCCCCTGTTGCTAGTGTTATGACACAAGGAACATTGGATGTGCCTTTTAAAAAACCATCATTTGGTGTTGCACCTAAAGGTTTAACTGATTCTGGAGTTTCTGTTGCTCCTGGTCCTACTGCTCCTGCTGTTCTTGTTGCTCCTGGTCCTACTGCTCCTGCTGCTTCTGATGATGTTGCTGCTACTGCTGATGTTGATCCTGATAATGAAACTCCAGAAGAAAGTATGCAAAAAGAAAAAGAAATTGGAGAGATTAAAGGTAAAATTCCTGTAGAAGTAAAAGAAATATTAAAAAAACATTCTCTTGCTGGAACTGATGTGAGTAAGAAATTGATTATTCCAGAGTTTGGTGGTCATTTTGTAAAAAAATTTCGTTATTCTTTTTTTGTTGATGATAAAGAAGAGCATGTCTATTTTGAGCGTAACTTAGGAGTTCTCTCTACTTTATTTTGGGATCTCTTGATAGATGATGGTGTTAAAGGTGAATATTTAAAAGAAGACAACTTCGAATTACAGAAAGAATTTTATCTAGCTCTTGAATATAATGATGATCTTTTGAAACCTTTTGCATATGTTTATGGTAGATTATCTTATGATGTTGCTAATAGATCATCTTATGATCAGCATACCAAGAATGAAATAGTTTCACAAAAAAACGATATAGTTGATAAATTAAGAAATTATGCTAAAGCTTATTACATAGATGTATATCAATCTTTATTAGCTAAAAAAGATAAACTTGATAAATTATTGCTAAAAGATGTAAGGTTCTTAAAAAGTAAATTGAATGAAATTGAATTGGCAAAACAAAAATTAAGAACTGATATAATACAACAATTTGTAAATGGTGTTAAGAATTATGAGCCATATAGTTTAGATTCAAAACACGATGTATGGCCACATCTTAGAGATACGTTTAATGACGACTTTAAGACTAAATTGTATTATGTTATAGATTTAGCTGCTGATATTAAAAATATCTTGGATAGGATCTAA